In the Candidatus Woesearchaeota archaeon genome, CTTCTTCAAGCGTATATCCAATCACGGGGAATCTTCCTCTTCCCTTGATCCAGGCAAACTCCTGACACACGTTTTTAAGATCAGTTTCATTTGCTAATGCCTCATAAAACAGGTTGTGTGCGTTTTTTTTAGGAGGAAAACTCATCTCGCGTAAATAAGCTTCCACATCTTGGTCTGGCAGGATCTCTTTGACTTTCTTTGGCGCTAAAGTATCGTAATAGACTTCAAGGGTATTTGTTACCCAGATGTATGTACAAATAGGCATGATCAAAGAAACATACTCCTCGAGCAAGATAAAAGGATCCTTTTTCTGCTGGACAAGGGAGATCAGTTTTGGCTTACTTTCTGCATAGTATTGTTCGCATGCATGGGTAATATCAAAGAGGGTGTGGTGCTTGAAGTATTCAGGAATCCACGCTGCACTTTGCGCAAAAAGTTCCTTGTTCTTGTAAAAAATAGCATTATCAAAAACAACCCCTACCATTTCTCCAGGAAGGCGAATGCGCTTATATGCTGCTTGTGTTGTCCCACACATCAACAGATATGCCAAGAACCGAGGAAAAGGACGATATAACCAGAACTCCCACGATTGTTGTTTGATTTCATCAATCACTTGTTGATTACCCATTATCTCACGCTAGGAAGTAAAATATCTCCTCTTTTTAATGTTTATGTACAAACTTAGGTCTACTGTCCCATACTCCCAAACTTAGCGAAATTACTCATGGTAGGCAAGGTGTTGAACCTAAAAGTCTTGAACGAGTGTTTTTTAGTACTGATTATTTCCGATCTGCGTTGACATGCATGGCACAACTTACCATGAGATTACGAACACTTCTGAGTGGCGTACTTCTTCCCAGTATACTTACGGGCTTCTGAAGACCTTCAACAAGGCTGAACTCTATACTCATATCAGAAAATTGACCCATGGAGTGGGCCCAAATGTTTCCTGCAGTAAGATTAGGAAAGATTAACACATTTGCCTCTCCTTTCAATGGTGAGTCGGGGCATTTTCGTTGGCATCCAAATTTACTGACTGCTGCATCTACCTGAATTTCTCCGTCAATAAGAAGGTTCGAATCTTTTTCTTTAGCTATTCGTAATGCCTCTCGAATAACCTGAAGAGCTGGTCCATCACCACCACTCCCTTTTGTTGAGAAACTAAGAAGAGCGACCTTTGGCGTGACTCCTATGCCTCGGACAGCGTGGGCTGCGTTCAGAGCAATCTGTGCTAGTTCTTGCGGTGATGGATCAATGTTTAGGCTAATATCACTGGCAAATATGATGCGCTTGTTCTTGGTGTCATGGAATACTCCTATCTCAGAAACAATGGTCTCTTGCTTTCTGAGTATTTGAAGTACTGGTCGCATTAAGGAAGCGGTCGGACAAATAGCAGATCCACAGATACCATCAGCATGGCCACATAAGGTATAGGTACAGGCAAAATAATTTTCATCTTCGAGCAATTTTCGTGCTTGTGCTTCAATAAGACCTTTATGCTTTCGTACTTCAAGTAATTGAGCAACGAGCTCATCCATCTGTGGATAATGTTTATAATCAACAATGGTTGCTTGGTGAATATCAACACCTAATTCCTTTGCTTTTTTTTGGATTTTTTTTGCTTCTCCAAGAAGCGTTATATTTGCTAACCCTTCAGCAAGAACCTCAGCACTTGCCTGCAAACACCGTTCGTCCCAACCCTCAGCAATAACTAATTGCACCGGATGTTTTCGTGCAATGCTCTCCATTTTTTTAATGAGATCCTTCACAGTATCACCTTTGTCTTGTTTTCATACCGAAAAATGCTGTATGGTATAAATAAGTTACGGTGCTTTGTCGTACGACTTTTTAGGTTCCATCCCGGCAATTATTGAAAGCTCTGGGTTACCATTCCTTTCCTTACCGGAATGTACTGCTCGAGACGTTGATGGTAAAGAATAAACACTATCCCTTTGAGTTCGAGAAGTTTAAGATCATCATAATCATCGATAAAGATACCTATACGCTTTGCTTTCGATTGCTGTATTTCTTTTTCAGCGATCTTCTTTTTATCCTGTCCATTTTTTACCAGGAGATGGTAGTTTTTAATGGTCCCCTCTTGATTTGGGATGAATTTATTTGAGTAGGTTTTGGTGAGTTGCAACGCTGCTTTGATAGCATCTTTTCTCTGGTTTGCAACAGCAAAATCTTGACTTATGGCAACCACCTTCATCTGTGGATGCTGTTTTCGCAATTCTCCATAAATTCTCATCACTTTCCTCTTGAGATGACGGTTGATGACATCAGGCGAAAGGGAATATTCCTCAACAGGCATACCTAACTTAATAACGGTCTCTGCCCAAATCCTTACAATATATTCATTAGAAAGCGTCGGTTGTATTTCATTATGGATTCTTCTGAAGAAATGTAACGTATACAACAGCAATGCAGCTGCACTTAAATAAAGAACCCTTGACCCTTGTTTTATTGTTAGTTTCCAGTGTCCGATATGCTTACCGAGTTGTATCAAGCTGAGGACGGTCGTTTTCGTTGTACAGAGCTGATTTTTTGGGACGGTTGTACCAAACAGTCGAGCAACTTCTTGAAGAAAAATTTTATTGGCAATGGCAACAGTTCGATGATAGATAAAGGTGTCATCAATATCAACAATGAGAAGATCAATACCATGGGGAATTTTTGTGTCGTGAGCCATCCTAGGCAGCTCTTTTGTATTCTACCTTCTGGTACATTGACTTTGGTTTTGTCCTGTCACGTTGTTGTACAAGTAAGTCTGCTAAAATCTTATTCATCTCGTCATTCGATCCAGAGGTACCAAAATGCGTTGAGTCTTCTCCTAAAACAACATGATGACGATCTGCGTGTTTGTAGTAGGTAACGGGTGGTGGCACAAGATCATCAAACTGACCGCCAACAGATTCCACTGAAATCCGTGGAGGACCACGATATTGTCGTGAAAGAATCTTCTCTCGTGCAGCTCTAGTTTTATACGGGTTGTGTGCGTCAAGAGGGATGAAGGTGTTCATTAATTTTTGACTTGGGGTGGTCAGCGGCATACCATCGTAATCTGAAGCAATAGCCTGTGCATATTTAATTCCTCGCTGTGGTGTTCGTTTATCCTCTGCTGCGTACATGGCAAAGACTCCACCAGAACTGTGGCCAACCAATCCATCATGTCGAGACTGTGGGTTTTGGACTTTTGCCCTTTCGTGGAGCCTGTCAACCTGTCCCAAGAACTTTTGATATGCCTGTTCATCAGGTAAACTGTGGTGGCTTTTAACATGGTACGGCCGTAATCCGTGCTGCATCAATGCCTTGCCTCTCCGATGGCCAGGACCAATATTTTGTGCAAGTCCGTTCATGACATAGACCAGATTGGTATTGTCTGGATCTTTTCTCAATGCACGTGATGTATCCCAGTTTTGCTTTTGTGCAAGAACATACCCAACCGTGTTATCATAGGCATTTGTCACCTGATTTCTGAGATTACTAACGGTTGTTTTTACTCGGTCAGCAAGTGAAATTCTGCCAACATCAAGCTGCTTACGATAGGGATCACGATCACGTACCAGTTTTTCATACTGGGCCATGGTCGTATCAGCGTCCTTTCCGGCAAAAGTAACTACTTTTCCTTCATCTCTTGCTTTGTCATCAGGATTGTCTCTCGTACCAGTTAATTGTCCTGCAAAGGTACGATAGTGAGGATTAGTAACTGGAGCATCTCCATGTGATAACTGCGGTGCAATCGGTCTAACTTCAAGATTCCGTTGCACATTCGGAGAGGTTTTTTTACCTTTTGCTGCTGTTGCAGCTAATAACAGGGAAAATGGCCAAAAAAGGGTTCTTTGTATCATGGTATCATACATTACTCGTTCTGAGGGGGATTCAACAGAATAAACTATTTATACTTTTCCCTCAAAACGATAGACATACTCAACGGTTTACTTTACAGCTCAGAACGAGGAGTTTACCTTTCGGATGAATACCGCAGGGTTTCCACCCCAGACTTCATTGGCAGGAATCTCACGCTGTGCAATGCTATAGGGTTCAATGATCGTGTTTTCTCCGATGGTTGTCCCACAGCGGACAAAAGAATGGTGACCGAGATGTGCTCCTTTTTTAATATGGTTTCTTCCAAAAATCGTTTGACTGATGGTATATTCATGGCCATCAATGTAAACATCTTCATCAATCTGTACATCATCTTCAATCGTGGTGAGATCTCCATAGATATGATCGAGGACAACACCTTTTGCGATATGGACATTTTTGCCAATTTTTGCGCCCATTAACCGATAGAGTGCATTCTTCAACCAACACGCTGGCAATAATCGGCAGAACTCAACAATGATGCCATTGACGTAAATCCGTACAACATTTCTGCCTCGCCACCAATCATTACCTGCATTTAAACGGTTACCATTATACTGGAGTTTGAAATATCCCTGTGATGGATTTTTTTGGAACTCTGCTAATTTTTGTTTTGCTGTTTTATAATACGCTTTGGCATTGCCATCAGAGGGCTTGAAGTATTTCTCCATTTCTTCTGCAGAGAGTGCTTTAACTTTTGACGCTGGTTTGCCTCCCCAGACTTCTCCTTCAGGTACAACGGCCTGTAATTCAGAATGAAACATCAAGATAGCATTCTTTTTGATAACTGCACCGTGCTTGAGCGTGGTCATGCCACCGACTAATGTTCGTGGTGTCAGTATGACTTTTCCTAAAGTTAATGCATTGTTGGCAACGGTATGGGTAATAACCGTTGAACCGCCACCGAGAATACAACCCTCCTGAAGTTCGATGAGTTCAGGAAAATACGGATCGAAGGTAATGTCATGGGGGATGCATGCATCATAGCCGATCTTCATCCCTGTTGTTCGTAACAGTGCGTTCTTAACAGGTGAAGGCACCATCTTCTTCTGGATAGTAAAAAGAACTTTGTTGTAAAGGACAGACAGACTATTTTTCTTGTAGTCCTTCCTCTTCTTCAGTGGAATGGTAACACTCAGCTTGTCCCCTTGCTGTACTTCTTTAACCGCCCTTGTAATGTATCCTTTCATAAAGAAAGCTATGCAGCACTTGTTTCTTTAAAATACTTTCGATCGTTAAATGTTTGGATGAAATATAATAGAAAACCTAAATTTTTAGTATTATTTGTTAGGTTTTCTAGTATATAATAGAGGAAAAAACATATTAAATACTATTGTCCTCTATTATAGAATGGATGGACTGGCCGGGATTTGAACCCGGAGCCTTCCGCTAGCGAGGCGGACGTTCTAATCTCCCACGATTACGAGTATACATTTACGTCTCGTGTCCGGATTGAACTACCAGCCCAGAAAAAGAAGGATAAGAGTTCTGTTTATAAAGATGTGCTTCTCCTTAGGGGAGTTACCTTCCCTGATTTACCATCGCAACTGCGGTTCTGTGAATGGTTTGTAATTTTCCAATATCTGTTTGACCACTGAGGTAATCTGAAAGATATCTTCCAACTGAGGCGAGTGCATAATAGCGAAGGGTGTTTTGCATAAAGTCTGGTGTTCCCATAAATCCCTGGATTTTTTCCTTTCCTAGAGCCTCGAAATATCCTTCCAAAAAACGGGTTAAGACTGTTGTCAGTGTGTGGTCATTCACTCCCATTATTTCGACTGCATCCCTTGCAGCAAAAAACATTGTCTGAGCCGCATGGTACGAAGGATCATAGAACGCAAAATAATCAAAATCAAAAACTCTTGTGCCTCTTGTTGGATGAAAAAACGTATTTTTTGGTCGTATGTCAAGCGTCGTTAGTACAGCTCCTCTCTCCCAATAGTCACGACTGTGAGCCACTAAATTGTCCCATCCCCAATTCTCAGCAAAATCAAGATATGCTACAGCCTCATCATTCCTCACGCGTCGCAATGCATTAACAGTTTTATTTACCCAACAACCATGAGTCAGCCAGCCAACATACTCCTCTAAGGTTGTGTCTCTTACTTCTCGTACATGCTGTTGAACGATAGCTGGTGCTGAATTTCGTATGCCAGAAGTTCTCGAATGTATTCTTCCCACAAGGTCTCCAAAAATTTTTCCTGCATATTCTGGCCTTACTGCTTCATAAAGAATTACAAACTCCGGAGTATAACACGGCTGGATAATAAGACGTTCATTAATTCTTCCTATATCCTCTTTCTCATCTTCTTTATCACGCCGTAAGAGGGCATCTTCAAGGGATGGTGAAAGAGTACGCATTGTAAAAACAGATCCCATAAGCTCTCTGAAGATGTTTTCTCCAAGCACGTTCTGAAAAACCACCTCTTTTGGATCAGCTCGAATGATGTATCTGTTGCCAAATGCTGGACTGTATTTGAAAAAATAAACTCCTTTATCCGTTTCTACAACATAAGAAAAACCAAGAGTTGCTGGAACAGATCTTAATCCATGTATTGCTCCATTAGACAAGTCATTCCTGGAAAGAAGCGTTCTGTAGGTGTCCTCGTTATCCAAACGTGAGAGAAGTCTTAATTCATGCTCGACGACCTTGACCAAGGATCGTATCTCTGGATCGTCTATATTTTCTGTGCTAAGTTTTATCTCCTTGGAGAGTAACGATGACCTCAAAGAGCTAAGAAGGATAGATACTCTGAATTTGCTGCTCTGCCCTGGTCGGTGTAATGCGTCAATTTGACTTTGAGTTAAGAGACCAACGCGTTCAAGGAATCCGGTCAAGTTCTGTAGTTGCTCTTCCGTTCTTGTGTACGATCGAATTAGATCGTAAGCGTTTTTTGAGTTTCCATCCCCCATGATGCGTATATAAACAACACCTCTTTATATGCATTACTATTTTTTAATAGTAAAGGTTATATAGGTCATATATCACATTGCTTCAATGACCCGAGTCTTAGTAACCGGTGCAAATGGTTTCTTAGGCGCAAAGATGAGAACTCTTTTTGCTACAGCTCATGAGGTGATAGGTACTTATTCCTCACGGCCGCAAGAAGGATTGGCATATCTTGACATAACTAACAGAGAACAAACAATAACAGCTATTCGAGATTGGCGTCCCGAGGTGATTATCCATACTGCTGCTTTCTCAAACGCTGATAAGTGTGAGAGGGATCCAGAGACTGCAGGGAAAATAAATACAGAAGGTACAGCTAATGTTGCTGCAGGTGCTTATGAAGCACATTCACGATTAGTATTTACTTCATCTGCGTATGTCTTTGATGGTAGGCAGGGAGATTATTCAGAAGAGGATGTTCCCTGTCCTCTGAATGTCTTGGGTAAAACAAAGTTAGCAGCAGAAGAAGCTATTCTGAGCACCCTTGGTGTTCGGGAGAGATATCTCATTCTTCGATTTGCTATTTCGTATGGCTATAATGGACCTGGCTATGACAATGGTTTTTTTGGAGAGATCATGAAGAGAAAACCACTCAGGGTTAACCACGATCAACTGCGGCAACCTCTTCTTATTGATGATTTAGCTGTTGTCATCTCAGGCCTGCTGGAGCGAGAAGTTACTGGTATTGTTCATGTTGCAGGTCCGGAGAAAAGGACAAAATATGAGTTAGGTGGTTTTCTCGAGGATATTGTTCGCGAACATACTGAGCCTTCTTTGCTTACTCCTGGCACCAGTGAAGATGATTTTGCACCGAGACCTACGTACGGGACATTACAAACAGGGAAACTACTGGAGTATGGGATGCATTTGCGATCTGTTGCAGAGGGAATCACTATTGTCAGAAGTCAACTTCCTTCTCATCTATCCTTCTGAGTCTTGGACATTTCCCTGTGAGAAAGGTTTCTGCATAATTGCCTGGAGATGTTTTATGGCATGCAATCTTTCAATATTACCGAGCTTTGCATTTTCAAGGGCTTCATGTAACATGAGGATAGACCTATCGTATCGTTGTCTGTCTACTGGCTCGGGGATGCCGTCTTTACCACCATGAGCAAAGGAGTATCGAGCAGGATCTTTCCATGAAGCTTTTGTACCATACACTAATTCCGAAACAAGTGTCAAAGCACGGATGGATTTTGGTCCTATGCCTTTTAATGAAACTAACTCCTCATAATTCTGTGGTTGAATCTCATAGGCTTTTTGCAACGCATCATAGGATTGCTTGCTGAGCCTTAAATCCCAATGATCTGGATGCATGTGTAGTACTGATTCCTGTGATTCTTTTTTTTCCCATGGTTCTTTTTTCTCACTGAATTCAGTGAGGGTGCGTTGATTACTGTGAAACCATTTGACGAGATGTTGGGGATTTTCTTTCACAAGGTCAAGAGAAACAGCTTGCGCGGCCTTACTCTCCTTTGCAGTCATATCGAGAACCTTGTTGCCTTGAGAATCGCAGCAGATAGCATTATGGGGTGTTTCGACAAAGCTGTTAATATGGGAACTCAGCCAATGGTAACGGCGTGCATATTTCTTTGAGGTATTAAGGCCTTGTTGAATAACTGACCATGTTCCTTTTTCCGTGTAAACAAAAGAATGATGATAAAGATCATAGCCGTCTTGCAGTAAACTGGTATCACATTTTGCTGCCATACGAGAACTGTAGGTCAATCTCTCAATCTTATCTGTTGAAAGCGAGAAGGGATGTTCTTGAATTTGGGACAGAGTCTTTCGTGATGTTTTTCCTTTACCACCAGCAATACGTACACCTATCTCTTTTTTCTTGAGTGCTTCAGTAAGTGCTCCACAGGTCGTCGTTGTAAGCCCAGAACTGTGAAAATCAAAACCAAGGACACATCCAAGACTCTGGAAGAAGAAAGGGTCGGCGAGACGTTCAAGAAGTTCATCCTGACTATGGATAAGTACTATTGCTTCACTTATTTCGCCTCCGAGCTTTACCATCCGTTTGAAAAGCCAGGGAGGACACTTTCCTCCATGCAAGGGCAGATTTGCAATGCCTGATCGATACATGTCTTTGGCATGGCAAATCTCTTTTAAAAATGCTACGACCGTGGTTGTCCTGTGAGGAGTGGTTTTTTGCTCAAGACCAAAACTGAAACTATTTGAAAATAATGCCTGTCTGCATGCTCCAGAAAAGTATGTCGAGCTCTTCGAGCGGAATGTTCATTTGTTGAGCAAACTTCTTAAATTTCTCTTCTAATGATCCCATTTTCTGCATCAACTTCTATAAGATCACCATCATTAAACATTCTCGTAGCCTTTTCTGTACCAACAATACAAGGAATTTTCATCTCTCGAGCGGTAATTGCAGCATGACATAACAATCCCCCAGCATCGGTAACAATTGCGCTTGCTTTTTCCATAAATGGCATAAACTCTGGGCGGGTCATACCAGTTATTAAGATATCTCCTTTGTTGAAGGCATGCTCTTTCAGAGGGTTATTCACTATTCTGCATTTCCCTTTAACCTTGCCTCTAAAAACAACTGTTCCTCTTACTTCATCTCCATTCTCTGAAAAAAGCTTCCCTTCCCATGTTTCAACATCAGAACCCGTGAATAATCTGATTTTTCTGTTCTCATGTAAGATAATGCTGGCTTCGAAGCGTTCACGTAGCCCATTTTCGTTAGGCAGCGTTCCTTTTTTAATGTAGTTCTCTAATTCATCCTGTGTTAAGCAGGTTATAGCTTCTGGACTATAATTTTCTTTATTTGCTATCGCCTTTGCTAACGATCTGAAAAACTGCTCTGTCTTACTGTACACTGCTTCTGAATATTTTCGTGCATCTTCGAATTGAGGAAAAAGTCTCTCGAAAACCTCTGGGCTTAGGAAATCAACCGTCTTCTTCATGAAATTGTGGTATGCTAAATGTCTCTCAAAAATAGGATAGAATGTTGCGTACTGCTCAGGGGACAAAATAGTACCCTCTAATTCATCCATAGTAGCTATGATGATATCAGTGTCTTCTTTTAATAGACTTAATAGCGCAAGAGCTCCTGCTTCGTTCGTAGTTGTTTTATTTGCTAAGTATCCTCCCAATGCAATAAATTCATCGCTCTTCACAAAGAATGAAACTGTTCCTTTCTTATGAATAAACAACACATTTTCAAGACCCATTCCTAATATTCGTTTGAGCGTCGTTGCATAGTGGGAGGCCCAGTAGCTACAGGAGATAAAGGTGTATGAACCAGCCCATCTGTTTATCCATTCGGTCTTTTGCTCTCTGTCGTTAGTTCTCATGTAATTACCTCCTTACAAATGTCGTGTAGGGAACTTCAGCTAAATCAGTTACATAATGGTCAATTCCTTGCGATAATACTTCGTCAGCAGTTGCTAAACCTACACGTTCTACATAAACTAATCCAACTTGGTTTCTTAGTTCACTTTGAAGGATACCAGCAAGACCTTTCAGTTGATCCTCTGTATGAGAAACCATTTGAGATTGCATTCTTTTTAGATCCTCAGCTGCTGCTTCGTATACTCCTGGACTTGCCTTATTTCCAGAGTAAACTTTTCCTAAAACTTCGCCGACTCTTGGGTTTACAGAAGCCACGGCTTTCTTAACCCATGGCGAAGTTCCAGTTGTTAAGATACACAAACCTTCTCCAGCTTCTGCTATTTGATCCATCGCAGTTAATGCATCTTGATACAATGCACCATCAAAATTAACATCAACTTCTCCTCGCAGATAAGTGTTCCATAGAGGATCTTCAACAGTATCAACATATGCTTTCTTGTTTTCAAGTGCTTTTTTATCGCCCCTTAAAACTCCATCATAGTTAATCATATTTTGAGCAACTCTCTCAGGAGTATCCTGTCCAGTCATTAATTGTTTATATGCCTCTAAAACACGAGGCCCTAAAACCTCTTGGATTGCCAAAGTACCCCATAGGTCAAAACTATGTACGGGTTTTATTCCGTTTGGGACAAAAATGTGTATCATTTTCTTTTACCTCTTCCTAGTTCAAAGATTACAAAATCTTGTATTCTTCTTCCATTGAGTTCATATTCTGGCGCGAAATGTTTCCCAAGAACAACTAGTCCTGTTTCGGTGAAAGTGTGTTCATACCACTCGACAGGTCGATGTTGCTCAACAATGCGATATCCCCCTTCTTTTTTGGTTTTCCAATAAGCGTGGTTTTCTTCATAGTGATGTTCTGTTTGGTCTCGTAAATCAAGTCGAGATTCTGGAATATTGAACATTCGCGGGTTGCAAAAGCCGATATAAGCTCTTCCTTCTTCTCCTAAAACATCTCTGAGATTGCGAGCAATATTTCCAACCTCAACATCATCAACAATACAAAGTACCAAATTGCAAATTGCTCCATCAATAATAGTCTCTTGGTATAGCGTCAGTGATTGTATACACTCGATCATGTCCTATTTTATCTCCGCAATATTTTCTCATCTCCTCGGAGATATCATATGCTCGTATGTCAGCTCCGCCTCTGTGTAAAGCTAAGGCTAAAACACCAGGACCACAACCATAATCAAGTAATCTCTTACTTCTTACATCCCGAAGTAAGTGGAGTAATGTCATATCATAGGACACTAATTTTAGACGCTCAGCCTCAAGTTCCTGAGCAACTGTTTCCCAATGTGTTTGTTCGGTAATTGATTTTGGCATTTTTTATTCTCTCGTTATTTTTATTTATCAAGGGAAAGTAATAACAAGTATAGAGCATATAAATCTTTATTCTCCATATTTGGAGGATAAAACTAAAGCTTTAAATAATAGCAATAGTTACTCTAATTATGGACACACAAATTCTTGAAGAGATTGGACTTTCGAATGCAGAAATTAAAGTATATCTTGCGCTCCTGGAGCTAGGAACTTCAAGAGCAGGCCCCATTCTTGAAAAGTCTGGATTGCAGAACTCTGTTGTTCACATGACTTTAAACAAACTTATCGACAGAGGTTTTGTAACGTTTGTCAAAGAGGGTAAAAGAAACCATTATCAGGCTACAAATCCGAAGCATATTGTTGCCTATATCAATGAAAAAAAAGAACGCTTTGAACAGATCTTACCAGCACTATTATTGAAACAGCAGCAATCGAAGAAAAAACCAGAAGTCATTACCTTTCGAGGCATTAAAGGAATGAGAGAGTTGTTGTATGAACTTCTCGAGGCAGGAGGAAAAGAG is a window encoding:
- a CDS encoding methyltransferase domain-containing protein, which gives rise to MPKSITEQTHWETVAQELEAERLKLVSYDMTLLHLLRDVRSKRLLDYGCGPGVLALALHRGGADIRAYDISEEMRKYCGDKIGHDRVYTITDAIPRDYY
- a CDS encoding alpha/beta hydrolase gives rise to the protein MIQRTLFWPFSLLLAATAAKGKKTSPNVQRNLEVRPIAPQLSHGDAPVTNPHYRTFAGQLTGTRDNPDDKARDEGKVVTFAGKDADTTMAQYEKLVRDRDPYRKQLDVGRISLADRVKTTVSNLRNQVTNAYDNTVGYVLAQKQNWDTSRALRKDPDNTNLVYVMNGLAQNIGPGHRRGKALMQHGLRPYHVKSHHSLPDEQAYQKFLGQVDRLHERAKVQNPQSRHDGLVGHSSGGVFAMYAAEDKRTPQRGIKYAQAIASDYDGMPLTTPSQKLMNTFIPLDAHNPYKTRAAREKILSRQYRGPPRISVESVGGQFDDLVPPPVTYYKHADRHHVVLGEDSTHFGTSGSNDEMNKILADLLVQQRDRTKPKSMYQKVEYKRAA
- a CDS encoding DUF763 domain-containing protein; amino-acid sequence: MYRSGIANLPLHGGKCPPWLFKRMVKLGGEISEAIVLIHSQDELLERLADPFFFQSLGCVLGFDFHSSGLTTTTCGALTEALKKKEIGVRIAGGKGKTSRKTLSQIQEHPFSLSTDKIERLTYSSRMAAKCDTSLLQDGYDLYHHSFVYTEKGTWSVIQQGLNTSKKYARRYHWLSSHINSFVETPHNAICCDSQGNKVLDMTAKESKAAQAVSLDLVKENPQHLVKWFHSNQRTLTEFSEKKEPWEKKESQESVLHMHPDHWDLRLSKQSYDALQKAYEIQPQNYEELVSLKGIGPKSIRALTLVSELVYGTKASWKDPARYSFAHGGKDGIPEPVDRQRYDRSILMLHEALENAKLGNIERLHAIKHLQAIMQKPFSQGNVQDSEG
- a CDS encoding NAD(P)-dependent oxidoreductase is translated as MTRVLVTGANGFLGAKMRTLFATAHEVIGTYSSRPQEGLAYLDITNREQTITAIRDWRPEVIIHTAAFSNADKCERDPETAGKINTEGTANVAAGAYEAHSRLVFTSSAYVFDGRQGDYSEEDVPCPLNVLGKTKLAAEEAILSTLGVRERYLILRFAISYGYNGPGYDNGFFGEIMKRKPLRVNHDQLRQPLLIDDLAVVISGLLEREVTGIVHVAGPEKRTKYELGGFLEDIVREHTEPSLLTPGTSEDDFAPRPTYGTLQTGKLLEYGMHLRSVAEGITIVRSQLPSHLSF